The genomic segment ACCATCTTCCCACACTACCACCGCTGTCGTTGGAGAATGCCACCGCTGTCATTGGAGAGCGCCACCGCTGTCGTGGGAGAACGCCACTGCTGCTGTGGGAGAACCACGCAGAACGCCACCGCTACCGTTAGAGAGCGTCACTACTGTTGTTGGGGAGCGCCACCATTGCCATGGGAGAATGCCAACACTACCGTGGGAGAACCATGCGGAGTAGTGCTGCTGTCGGGATGCTCAAAAACTAATTGGGGATTTTTCCCAATTTTAGGTTTCTAAAACAATTGGAGAACCTAAGTAGAGcctttggttttggttttggaatGAATCGATTGTTGTTTTGACTTAGGAATGAAGAAAGTTTgataaacacaattaaaatcTAAGGAAACCGAAGAaggggaaagaggaagaagatgaaccagatcaAGATGTTTACCAACGACTTTTTCCTTCAGTAATTACTGACGAATTTTGTGGTAATTACCGTCGAATTTGGCCTCCGATAATTATCGACGGCCATAATAATCCGTCCATAAATATTACCGACAATATTATTATCGACGGATCAAACTCCGTCGGTAAGCcataaaaaaatgacattatCGACGGATTTTGGACGTTTTCGTCGtcaataataattgttttttttagtgaTACCATATATTATTAATCTAGAGTTTCATATTTAAAGATAACAAATCTTCTTgtacaattttcatttttaataagtCTCCtcacattcattttttttattcagattcacatttataaatttcatcacacctaacataaaaaatagaataggTATTTTAATAAGTGATTTTAAGTTGAAACTTGGAATGCAAATTGTGTCACGAGAAAGAGAGGTTATCTTTCataattgatgattttatcacaaATACCTTTCATAACTTTTAGTCCTTGATAAAAGTATCGCTTGTTTCCAAAAACTAGTTTATTTATTCTGACTTTCAAGATATCTAAAGATCATGCGCTGTTATAGATTGTGATTACAGAGAGTTTCCTTTTTAGAGGCATCTTTactaaaattacattttcataAGAATTATCCATAAAGTcgtgaaaaataattttactgaTTAAAAATCATTCTATTGAACTAAACCACCCAGTTTTATTAAGTGCACAAATGACATGACGATAGTAAAGAAACATGCAGGCACAGAAAAGGAAAGACAAAATTCAGACTTGTTACATTAGGAAAGGAAACATACTTCCAATCCTAATGTTacattaaagagaaagaaaacaaaagttggAAATGAAAGCCTTATTGAGTGTGACGAGGCTAAGGTGGTTGATGCATGAGAGTGAAGGCTAGTTTAGCTCACAGGCAAAATGCCTCGAAGAACTGGCCAACCATCAAGGATAGGCCTGACATCACCGACAAGAGTGTCATCAGTTTTACCTGGGCTGAAATTGATTCTCACATACTTGTCTCCTTTGAAAAGGTAAGCTTCAGGCTCCTTATGAGAAGCAAAACATACATCAATTCCTCTTTCAAAGATGGTACCTTTCAGGACAGGAAAGCCATCACCGATGTTGCGAATGTTGCCAACAAGCTGCTTCGAATCATAGGCTATGCGAACATACTTATTGCCCTTGAATAAGTAAACTTCTTTTCCTCTGGTTGATCTAAATGCAGAGTCTATGCCATCCGCAAACACCGTGTCTCTGAGCACAGGAAACATTTCAGCAATTGTGGTAGGACCTGCAAGTATCTTGTCATTTGTTGTACCTGGAGCATAGTCTATGTAGGCACAGTTGTTGCCAGAGAACACATATGCTTCACTCCCTTCAGTGTCAAAGGAACAGTCTATTCCAGGTTCTGCAAATGGTGTTCCTGCAAGTGATGGAAAACCACTACTAATCAAACGCAGATTAGTCAAAATCTTATCATCTGTTTTCCCGGGAGTGTAATGCAACCTCATATACTTGTTCTTGGCGAAGAAATACACTTCATATTCTCTTGATGAACGAAATGCATCATCGATGTAAGGAGGGTTTGACATTTTTCTTAACAGAAGAAGAGGGACTAAGGTAGATATAAAGAGTGCAAGAGAGATATATGATTTGATTTCGGTATGCTTACATTCCTCTCCATGCCACTTATTTATACTGTTGGAGTGAGAATCTTTACTTAGTATTGGAAACTGCCACGAATACACTGAGTTGTACGCAAAGCACGTGACAAATATCATCAATCATGTCAAAACAAACCAGCCTATTAAATGTAATCGGTGGTGCATGTCCTTTATGTTGGCTTCATCTAActttattattgtaatattaaaTGGCAAACGTGTTGAGAttcttttatgcttttaatCTTTCTGAGGGGGATAATGTTAAAGCGAGGGGTGACACGTAACCTTAAAAGCCACCAAATTGAAACACGTAAGAAGATGTTATCTAAATTATGCATGTGCTTTTGTCATTACATAAACAAATGTTATGAGCTTCTTGTCTTCTGCACTCTTATCGCAGCTTCCAATACATTAATACTTTAAGTGTTATTTAAACCGTTTGCTGTAACGCCCCTTAATAAGATGTTACTTAAAATAGATCAAACTACAAACGTTTAAAACATTCTTGTCCAAATacagatttatttatttttttaaatgcggAAGCAAAGCATTACTTATTATATGTTCTTACATCATATTGAAAACACATATTATTTGTCTTTTAGAACGATAAAAATTAAACACGCCGATAAATAGCAACTTAAAGAAAATCCCAGACAAGTTTTATTTCCCAGCACTCTCGTTGAGCTACTCCATTCCAGTAACATCTGCAATATCATCtgctcccgtacaagtacgatcattgCAGGTGGAAACCAaaaccacaacatgcaagggtgagcaaccagaaatatcatattatacacagatcatacaacaaaaaaaaaatcacaataacATATATTGACGTGAAAAATATCACCACAATCTATCCTTTCATAATTCAATGTcgttttctttatattttcgtCCTCACCACCTGTTCTCAATAACAATCGATTATCCTCTGGGGAAAACCAATC from the Vigna angularis cultivar LongXiaoDou No.4 chromosome 3, ASM1680809v1, whole genome shotgun sequence genome contains:
- the LOC108325985 gene encoding albumin-2, whose translation is MSNPPYIDDAFRSSREYEVYFFAKNKYMRLHYTPGKTDDKILTNLRLISSGFPSLAGTPFAEPGIDCSFDTEGSEAYVFSGNNCAYIDYAPGTTNDKILAGPTTIAEMFPVLRDTVFADGIDSAFRSTRGKEVYLFKGNKYVRIAYDSKQLVGNIRNIGDGFPVLKGTIFERGIDVCFASHKEPEAYLFKGDKYVRINFSPGKTDDTLVGDVRPILDGWPVLRGILPVS